From the genome of Candidatus Dormiibacterota bacterium:
ACCTGTACAACCATCATCGGGCCCACACCGCGCTCGGCCTCCAGGCGCCCATCTCGCGCGTCAACAACGTCCCGGCCCATTACATCTAGCTCTAGGGCTCAACGCCCGGGAGGTCACAGTGCTCACCCGCCGGTGGCTCGGGGTCAGCCTGCCAGGTTCCGCGGCTGCTCCACACCCATTAGGAGGCGACCGGCTCGAGCACCGGCGGGGGCGCCGCACCGGCGTCGGGCCACCAGCCCGCCGCCACCCCGGCGGCCACCGCCGCGCCGCGCGCCGCCGCCTCGCCGGTGCCGGCGCGCCACAGCGGCGCCGGCAGCCGCCGCGCCTTGGCCCGCAGCCAGGGCAGGCTGCGGGCGCCGCCGCCGACCACCAGCACCCGCTCGGCCGGCCCGGCCAGCCGCTCGCAGAGGGCGGCGGCGGCGGCGGTGCGACCGGCCAGCTCCTCGAGCACGGCCCCCCACAGCTCGCCCCGGGGCGCCGGGGGGAGCGCGGGCTCCGCGCCGGTGAGGACGGCGTCGACGAGGTCCGCGACCGCAAGGGTGGCGCCCTCGACCGCGGCGGCGTCGAGCTCCTGCAGCGGCGGCGAGCCGAGGGCGGCGGCGACGGCGGCGAGCACCGTCCCCGACCGCGGTCCCCGGGCCAGCACCGCCCAGCCGTCGCCGTCGGGGCGCGCCGACACCGCCGCGCCCAGCTCGAGCGCCCGCGCCAGGATGCCGGGGTCGAGCCGGGAGGCGCCGGGCAGGCGCCGAACCAGCGACTCGGCGGTGCCCACCGAGTCGACGAGGTCGGCGGCGCCGGCCCCGCAGCCGGCGGCGGCGGCGAGGTGGTCGTGCCCCGCCGGGGTCACCGGGACGCCGATCACGAGCCCCGACCAGGCGGCGGCGGCGGCGGTCACCCGGCCGGCGACGCTGCCCGCGGCGACCACCCTGGGCAGCGCCACGGCGGGCACGCCGATGGCGGCGGCGACCTCGGGCAGGTAGGCGCGGGCGGCGACGTCGTACCAGCCGGTGCGGCTGGCCAGGCTCGGGTCGGTGACCGCGGCGCCGCCGAGGGCGTGGACGCAGAGCTCGGGGACCCCCAGCCAGCCGCCGGGGGGGTGTCCCGCCCGCTCCACCCACCAGCCCAGCTTGGCCACCGACGAGACCGTCCGCAGGCGGCGGCCGGTGCGCTCCGCCAGCGCCTCGCCGCCGCTGCGGATCAGCCGCTCGACCACGTCCTCGCCGCGGGGGTCGTACCAGGCGATCACCGGCCCCAGCGGCCGGCCGGCGGCGTCGAGGGGGGCGCCGCACTCCGCCATCCCGGCGACCCCCACCGCCGCCGCCGTGGCCCGCAGCGGCCCCAGCCGCCCGAGCACCGCCGCGACCGCGTCGAGCAGCTCGAGAACCGCCATCTCCGACCCCTCGGAGGAGGTGGCGAACGGGGTCGGGCCGGCCGCGGACGCCCGCTCCACCCCGGCCGCGTCGATGAGCACCGCCTTGATCCGGGTGGTGCCGACATCGAGCCCGAGGAGGGTCTCGGGGGGCTGATTGGGCATCGGGACACAGTCGCACGCGGCCACCTCTGGGCGCCATGCCCATGGGGTTCGAATCGGCGCAAGTCTCGTCCGCCACCTTCCGTTCTCTCTACACGGGCAGCGCCGCCCGACCGCCCGGCGGGGTGCGGCTCAGCACACAGGGGCTTGGGGAACGACATGGCAGCGCCACAACGCCGCACCACAGTGACCGTCACCGACGGGGCCGGAACCGCTCCCGGCGCCCCCTCCACCACGCTCGCCCAGTGGCTCGTCAACGTCAACGAGGACGACGAGATCCGCCGCTACTCGACCGGCGTCACCCTCTGGCGGCTGATCGGGGACGCCGAGCGCCGCGCCGTCGTCGCCCAGCGCCTGGAGTCCGCCCTGCTGCTGCTGCAGCGGGCCGCCTAGCCCACCCGGCGGGGCGCGGGGGCGAGCCCGACCTCCCCACCCCGCGCCGGCATCCATCCGGCGTTCATCCTGCGTTCAGTCCACTCGGTCAGTTCACAAGCGCGGCGGGCAGCCTGTACCCTGCCGGGGATGCGCATCCTCGTCCTCGGAGCCGACGGCTACCTGGGGTGGCCCACCGCCCTGCATCTCTCCGCCCGCGGCCACGACGTGGTGGCGGCCGACAGCCTCGTCCGGCGTCGCTGGGACCGGGCCTGCGGCACCCACAGCCTGGTGCCGGTGTCGACCATGCCCCGGCGGGTCGAGCGCTGGGAGGCGGAGAGCGGGCGCCGCATCCGCTGGCAGCGGCTCGACGTCTGCGACCTCCAGGCGCTGCGCTCGCTGATCGCCGCCGAGGCCCCCGAGGCGGTGGTGCACTTCGCCGAGCAGCGCTCCGCCCCCTACTCGATGATCAGCGCGAGCCACGCGATCGAGACCCAGGTCAACAACGTGGTCGGCACCCTCAACCTCCTGTTCGCGCTCCGCGACGTCGCCCCCGACTGCCACCTGGTGAAGCTCGGCACCATGGGCGAGTACGGCACCCCGAACATCGACATCGAGGAGGGGTTCATCGACATCGAGCACAACGGCCGGCGCGACCGGCTGCCCTTCCCGAAGCGGCCGGGGTCGTTCTACCACCTCTCCAAGGTGCACGACAGCCACAACATCGAGTTCACCTGCCGGGCCTGGGGGCTGCGCGCCACCGACCTCAACCAGGGCGTGGTCTACGGCCTGTCCACGCCGGAGAGCGACCTCCACCCGACCCTGGCGACCCGCTTCGACTACGACGACATCTGGGGCACGGCGCTCAACCGCTTCTGCACCCAGGCGGCGATCGGCCATCCCATCACGGTGTACGGGCGCGGCGGCCAGACCCGTGGCTTCATCGACATCCGCGACACGGTGCGCTGCGTCGAGCTGGCCGCGCTCAACCCGGCGGCGCCCGGCGAGTTCCGGGTGTTCAACCAGTTCACCGAGCAGTTCAGCATCCTCGACCTCGCCCACCGGGTGCAGGCGGCCCGCCAGGCCCACGGGCTCGACACCACCGTCGCCCACCTCCCCAACCCGCGCACCGAGCTCGAGGAGCACTACTACAACGCCCGTCACCAGAAGCTCGTCGACCTCGGGCTCGAGCCCCACCTGCTGGAGCAGACGCTGATCGACACCGTGATCACCCGGGTCGAGCGGATGCGCTCACGGGTGCGTCCGGGGCTGTTCGCGCCGCGGGTCGACTGGCGGGCGCGCGAGCAGGCGTTCAGCGAGGCCGGCCACCTCAGCGCCGGGCGCAGCGCCCGCGGCCTCGTCGGCCGCCACACCAGCCACCGCCAGGCCACTGCGCGAGTGGCCGCCCGGTAGGCGGGTTACCGCCAGCGCTGACGGTAACGCATGAGCTCGCGGATCGCCCGGAGCACCGCTCGCGGACGCGCCCCGGAGCGGCGGCCGAGCTCGCGGGGATGATGCGGCACCGGCACCTGGGCGGTCCGCCACCCGTCGCGCCGGGCCTTGCAGAAGAGCTCGGCGTTGATCAGCGCGCTGTGCGACTCGAGGTCGATGGAGCGGAGGAAGTCGGTGCGCATCAGCTTGAGGGCGCAGTCGACGTCGCGCACCCGCAACCCGTAGAGCAGCCGCAGGGCGACGTTGAAGACCCCGCTCACCACCGAGCGCACCGCCGCGTCCTGGCGCTGGCGACGCCAGCCGGCCACCAGGGCGGCGCCGCCGAGCAGGTCGGGCACCAGGAGGGCGAGGTCGGCGACGTCGAACTGCCCGTCGGCGTCGGTGAAGGCGGTGTACTCCATCCGGGCGGCGCGCAGCCCGTCGGCCACGCTGATGCCGTAGCCGCTCTTGCGGGGGTGGCGGATGACCCGCACCTCGAGCCCGATCTCGCCGCCGAGGCGCTCGGCGAGCTCGCCGCCGCCGTCGGTGCTGCCGTCGTCGACCAGCACCACCTCGACCCGCCGGGCGATGCCGGGGAGCACCTCGGCGGCGCGGGGGAGCAGCCGGCGCAGGCTCTCCGCCTCGTTGTGGGCGGGCATCACCAGGGTGAGGCTGCTCAGCCTCTGGAGGTCGGGGAGGACCGCCGTCACCGCCATGCAGCCCTGGATGATAGGTGGCCCATGGCACCTCACCGCCGGACCGGCCCCCTCGCCTGGGGGCTGGGGCTGCTCGTCCTGCTCCGGCTCCCCTCGTTCTTCGAGCCCCCCTGGTACACCGACGAGGCGGGGTACACCACGGCGGCCCGCAGCCTGCTGCAGGGGCGGTCGCTGTACTCGGAGATCTGGTCGAACAAGCCGCCGCTGCAGACCTGGACGGTGGCGCTCACCGTCCGCCTGCTGGGCACCTCGGAGGCTGCGCTGCACACCCTCACGCTGATCGCCGGGGCGCTCACCGTCGCTGCCGTCGCCCACGCCGCCCGGCGGCTGACCTCCCCGAGGCGGGCGCTGGCGGCGGTGCTCGGCACCGCGCTCCTGCTCGGGGTGCCGATCACCGGCGCCCAGCTGGCCGTCCCCGACAGCCTGCTCTGCGCCGCCACCACCTGGGCGGGCGCGCTGCTCATCCCCCGGCTCGCCGGGGTGACCCCGGCGGCGGCCGCCCGCTCCTGGCCGGTGGTGGTGGGGGTCCTGGCGGCGATCGGGATCGCCTTCCAGCAGACCGCGGTGGCCGACGCCGCCGTGTTCGGGCTGATGATCCTGCTCAGCCCGCGCGCCGGCCGCCGTGACCTGCTGGTCTACTGCGCCACCGTGGTGGCGCTCACCGGGGCGTGGGTGGCGGCCTACGCGGCGCTGGCCGGGCCCCACCGCCTCGGCTTCGCCCTGCTCGGCTTCTACGGCCAGTACAGCGCCGACGCGCTGCCCACCACCACCGCCGAGCGGGTCCTCCACGCGGTGCTGCTGGCGCTCGCGCCCGGGCTGCTCACCGCCGGCGCCTGGCTCAGCCGGCGCTCCGCGCGTCCCCTGTGGATGCTCTGGCTCTGGGCGGGCGCGACCCTGCTCGTCCCCGCCGCCGCCCACCAGCCCTACGCCCACCTGCTCACCCCCTCGATCCCGCCGCTGATGCTCGCCCTCGCCGCCGGGCTGCGCCTGCCCTCGGTGCGGCGGCTGCGCTCGGGCGCGGCGGCGCGCTTCGCCCCGCTCGCCGCGGGGGCGGTGCTCGCCGGGGCGCAGGCGAGCGTGACCGGGCTCGACTGGGACCCGCTGGGGCTCGCCGGGGTCCAGAGCCCGGCGCCCACCCTGGGGACCTACTACATGGGCGGGCTGCGCACCCTGCTGGGCCGGGAGGACCGGGTCACCTGGACCACCGACTTCGACGACAAGGTGCTCGCCGACGCCCGCTCCAGCGCCTGGATCCGCGCCCACGGCTGGTCGGGCCACCGGGCGGTGCTGTGGAGCTCGGACGCCTGGCCGTACATCCTCGCCGACCTCCCCCTGCTCCTCCCCACGGCGCCGATCTACAACGACATCGTCCTCGCCGGCTCGCACCAGGCGCTGGTGGCGCAGGTCGCCGCCCTCGACCCCGAGGTCATCCTCAGCCAGGACTTCGACCTGGTCGTGTTCCCGGAGGTCTCCACGCTGCTGGAGCGCCGCTACCGGCAGGTGTTCGCCGACTTTCCCGACGCGGTGTGGATTCGCAGCGATCTGCCCGACACGGCGCCCCGGCAGATGCCATGATGGGGCCGCGGTGGGCGCGGTTCTCCGGAAGTCGCGGCGTCACCGGCGGGCGCTCCTGGTGCTGCTCGCCGTGGGAATGGCCGTGCCCGTGCCCGTGGCCGCCCACCTCTCGCCGCTGCCCGGCCTCCGCCACGGCGGCAGCCTCGCCTCGGTCGAGCGGCTGCTGACCCCCGACGACGGCGCCCTCCACCTGACCGAGCCCGGCTACCGGCTCGCCTACGAGCCCCACGGCGGCCGGGTCACGGTGGCCACGCTCGCCGGCCGCGAGTACGTCGACTTCCCGCTGGCGATGACGGCGGCGGGGCTGCGTCCGCCGCCGCACAGCCGGCTGGTGGGCCGCCGCTTCGCGGCGCAGTTCGAGAGCCGCCTGCTCGCCGCCGACGGGCGGGTGCTCGAGGAGGCGCTGCTGGAGCCCTCACGGGACAGCTTCACGGTGCGCTTCGCCGCCCGTCCGGAGCTGCTCGGCGGCGGGTCGCCGCGCTTCTTCCACGACGGCGCCGGCGGAATCGACCTCGCCGCGGTCACCGCCGGCTACACCCCCGACCCGACCCGGCCGGCCGGGTCCGCCCTGCCGGTGACCGGCATCGCCGGACGCACGCCCTTCGCCCCTCCGCCCTACCAGATCCAGCTGGGCACCACGCCGGGCTGGGTGGGGTTCGGCCTCGTCGAGGTTCCCTCCGCCACCACCATGCGGCTGACCGCCGGCGGCGGGATCGACGTCGACTACCCGCCGGCCCTGGTGAGCCGGGGGGGCGACCTCGGCGCCGGCCCCGCGGTGAACGGGCTGGTGCGCTTCCCCGCGTTCGTGGTGACCCTCGCGGCCGACCCGCTGAGCGGCCTCCGCGCCTACCACGACGCTCTCAGCGGGCAGGGGCTGTCCGCCTCCGCGGCCCCGCCGGGGAGCCGGCCGGGGTGGTGGTCGCGCCCGCTGGTCGACACCTGGGGCGAGCAGATGGCGACCGGCTCGGCGCGGACCAGCCCCCGCTACACCGCGGACTGGGTGCGCCAGTTCGTCACCGAGTGGCGGCGGCACTTCGGCCCCGGCCCGGTCACGGTGATCATCGACTCCCGCTGGCAGGCGCGGATCGGCGACCCCGAGCCCGACCCGGTGCGCTTCGGCGGGGCCGCGGGGATGCGCCAGCTGGTCGACGAGCTCCATGCCCAGGGAGACCGGGTGGTGCTCTGGTGGCCGATGTGGGCACGCAACCTGGTGCGCTTCCCGCCGACCACCAGCGCCTTCCGCAGCGGCGCGCCCCCGGAGCAGGTCGTCGACCCCACCGGCCCCGGCTTCGAGGAGACCACCCGCGCGGCGATGGCCACCCTGCTGGGCACCGGCCCGGGTCAGCTCGGAGCCGACGGGCTCAAGCTCGACTGGTGCTACGACATCCCGCTCTCCCTCGCCGACGCGGGGCTGGGCTGGGGAGCCGCCGCGCTCTACCGCTACCTCGCGACGATCCACTCGGCCGCCCACGCGGTGCGGCCCGACGCCCTCGTCGACGCCAGCGCGGCCGCCCCGCAGTTCGCCGCCGTCACCGACGCGGTGCGCCTCTACGACGCCTGGAGCGAGGCCGACTGGAACCGCCGCGCCGGGGTGGTGAGCGCCGCCGTCCCGGACACCCTCATCGACGGCGACGGCTTCCAGACGACGGCGGCGAACCTCGTCGCCCACGCCGTCTCCAGCACCGTCTACGGCACCCCCGCGGTGTACTTCGCCACCCGGCTGATGGACGGCCGGGCGATCCCGCCGGCGCTCGCCGCCGAGGTGGGCACCCTGGTCGCGCTCAGCCCCGACAAGGGGCAGGGCCGGCCCCGCTGGCTGGGTGGCGGCGACTGGGAGTACGTCACCGGCTCGGCCCGGCAGGCGCGCAGCTTCGGCGGCGGCACCGGGCTGGTGGTCTGGCGCAGCGCCGGCTGCGGCACCGCGCTGGCCACCGCCGGCGGCCGGATCGCGCTGCCGCTGCGCGCCCCCGCCGGGGTGGTGGTGCGCGACCCCGGCGGCCACCCGGTCGCCGCCCAGCGCGTCCCTGCCGGCCTCAGCCTGGTCCTCGCGGCGGGCCGCCCGTATACCCTGCAGCGAGCCGGAGCCAGCTGCTGACCGGGCCAACGACGGGAGGCCAGCCAGACCCATGAGCACCACCGCGACCACCGTGACCCCGGAGCTCCAGGCGTACCTCGCGCCCCTGTTCTGGCCCGAGGACAGCCTGCTCCAGGACCTCGCCCGCGACCTCGCCGAGCGCGGCCCGCAGATCCAGGTCTCGGCCGACGAGGGGCGGTTGCTGGGCATGCTCGTCACCCTGACCGGGGCCCGGCGGGTGCTCGAGGTGGGGACCCTCTTCGGCTACTCCGCGGTCTGGATGGCCCGGGCGATGGGGCCGGCCGGCCACCTCGACACCGTGGAGTTCTCGCCGGTGCACGCCGAGGCGGCGCGAGGCTGGGTCGAGCGCGCCGGGCTCGCCGAACGGGTCACCGTGCACGAGGGCCCGGCCCTCGAGGTGCTGCCCGGGCTCACCGGCACCTACGACCTCGCGTTCTTCGACGCCGCCAAGTCGGAGTACTGCGACTACCTCGACCAGGCGCTGCGGCTGGTGCGCCCCGGCGGGCTGATCCTCGCCGACAACGTCTTCTGGAACGGCCGGGTGACCGGTGGGGGCGACGGGGACGCGGACGTTCGCGGCATCCGTGACTACAACGCGCGGATCGCCTCCGACCCGCGGCTCACCTCCACGGTCATCCCCGTGGGCGACGGCCTGGCGGTCTCGGTGGTGCGGTGAGCCGGCCTC
Proteins encoded in this window:
- a CDS encoding FGGY family carbohydrate kinase; translated protein: MPNQPPETLLGLDVGTTRIKAVLIDAAGVERASAAGPTPFATSSEGSEMAVLELLDAVAAVLGRLGPLRATAAAVGVAGMAECGAPLDAAGRPLGPVIAWYDPRGEDVVERLIRSGGEALAERTGRRLRTVSSVAKLGWWVERAGHPPGGWLGVPELCVHALGGAAVTDPSLASRTGWYDVAARAYLPEVAAAIGVPAVALPRVVAAGSVAGRVTAAAAAWSGLVIGVPVTPAGHDHLAAAAGCGAGAADLVDSVGTAESLVRRLPGASRLDPGILARALELGAAVSARPDGDGWAVLARGPRSGTVLAAVAAALGSPPLQELDAAAVEGATLAVADLVDAVLTGAEPALPPAPRGELWGAVLEELAGRTAAAAALCERLAGPAERVLVVGGGARSLPWLRAKARRLPAPLWRAGTGEAAARGAAVAAGVAAGWWPDAGAAPPPVLEPVAS
- a CDS encoding NAD-dependent epimerase/dehydratase family protein, which codes for MRILVLGADGYLGWPTALHLSARGHDVVAADSLVRRRWDRACGTHSLVPVSTMPRRVERWEAESGRRIRWQRLDVCDLQALRSLIAAEAPEAVVHFAEQRSAPYSMISASHAIETQVNNVVGTLNLLFALRDVAPDCHLVKLGTMGEYGTPNIDIEEGFIDIEHNGRRDRLPFPKRPGSFYHLSKVHDSHNIEFTCRAWGLRATDLNQGVVYGLSTPESDLHPTLATRFDYDDIWGTALNRFCTQAAIGHPITVYGRGGQTRGFIDIRDTVRCVELAALNPAAPGEFRVFNQFTEQFSILDLAHRVQAARQAHGLDTTVAHLPNPRTELEEHYYNARHQKLVDLGLEPHLLEQTLIDTVITRVERMRSRVRPGLFAPRVDWRAREQAFSEAGHLSAGRSARGLVGRHTSHRQATARVAAR
- a CDS encoding glycosyltransferase family 2 protein, coding for MAVTAVLPDLQRLSSLTLVMPAHNEAESLRRLLPRAAEVLPGIARRVEVVLVDDGSTDGGGELAERLGGEIGLEVRVIRHPRKSGYGISVADGLRAARMEYTAFTDADGQFDVADLALLVPDLLGGAALVAGWRRQRQDAAVRSVVSGVFNVALRLLYGLRVRDVDCALKLMRTDFLRSIDLESHSALINAELFCKARRDGWRTAQVPVPHHPRELGRRSGARPRAVLRAIRELMRYRQRWR
- a CDS encoding glycosyltransferase family 39 protein is translated as MAPHRRTGPLAWGLGLLVLLRLPSFFEPPWYTDEAGYTTAARSLLQGRSLYSEIWSNKPPLQTWTVALTVRLLGTSEAALHTLTLIAGALTVAAVAHAARRLTSPRRALAAVLGTALLLGVPITGAQLAVPDSLLCAATTWAGALLIPRLAGVTPAAAARSWPVVVGVLAAIGIAFQQTAVADAAVFGLMILLSPRAGRRDLLVYCATVVALTGAWVAAYAALAGPHRLGFALLGFYGQYSADALPTTTAERVLHAVLLALAPGLLTAGAWLSRRSARPLWMLWLWAGATLLVPAAAHQPYAHLLTPSIPPLMLALAAGLRLPSVRRLRSGAAARFAPLAAGAVLAGAQASVTGLDWDPLGLAGVQSPAPTLGTYYMGGLRTLLGREDRVTWTTDFDDKVLADARSSAWIRAHGWSGHRAVLWSSDAWPYILADLPLLLPTAPIYNDIVLAGSHQALVAQVAALDPEVILSQDFDLVVFPEVSTLLERRYRQVFADFPDAVWIRSDLPDTAPRQMP
- a CDS encoding O-methyltransferase is translated as MSTTATTVTPELQAYLAPLFWPEDSLLQDLARDLAERGPQIQVSADEGRLLGMLVTLTGARRVLEVGTLFGYSAVWMARAMGPAGHLDTVEFSPVHAEAARGWVERAGLAERVTVHEGPALEVLPGLTGTYDLAFFDAAKSEYCDYLDQALRLVRPGGLILADNVFWNGRVTGGGDGDADVRGIRDYNARIASDPRLTSTVIPVGDGLAVSVVR